A portion of the Bombus terrestris chromosome 3, iyBomTerr1.2, whole genome shotgun sequence genome contains these proteins:
- the LOC100643560 gene encoding ubiquitin-like protein 5: MLEITCNDRLGKKVRVKCNPDDTIGDLKKLIAAQTGTHWEKIVLKKWYTIFKDHIKLQDYEIHDGMNLELYYQ; this comes from the exons ATGCTAGAAATAACATGTAATGATCGTCTTGGTAAAAAAGTTAGAGTTAAATGCAATCCAGATGATACAATAGgggatttaaaaaaattaatagcaGCCCAAACTGGAACTCATTGGgaaaaaatagttttaaaaaagTGGTACACTATATTTAAGGATCACATAAAATTACAAGATT ATGAAATTCATGATGGCATGAATTTAGAACTGtattatcaataa